A region of the bacterium genome:
TCCTTAAGATTATCTAAACACATACATTTTGTAAAGCGTTATGGAATCAACTATAAGTGTTTATCTGTTTAAAAAATTCATTCACCTTTTAAGAAATTTTGAATTCAAAATTCAACATTCAAAATTCATAATTTTATGAGGCATGACATTATCTTTTCTTCTGCCTCGTCTATGGGAAGAGAAAGAATACAACCAGCGGCACAGAGGTGACCACCGCCACCAAAGAGAACTGCTATACTCCTTACATCAAGACCTTCTTTTGACCTTAAAGAAACCTTTGTCCTGGAAGGAGAAAGCTCCCTGAATAAAAGAATGACTCTGCTATCCTTTATCCCTCTCATCAGATCAAGCAATGTGCCTGTTTCTGGTTCTCTATTAGCCTCCTTTATCATCTTTTCTGTAATCCTTGCTGAAACAATAGAACCATTCATTTTAAGATTAGATAATGCCTTTCCAAAGAGCCTTAATTCGTCTAAACTCTTTGTGCTATAAAGCTTTTCTTTTATTTCGGATGGCTCTATTCCATATTCAAGGAGACTTGCACATATTCTTAAAGCACTAGGCGTTGTGTTTCTGAAGCTAAAAAACCCTGTATCGGTTGCTATACCAACATATAGAAGAAGGGCTATATCTTTGTTTGGTTTTTTTGAAAGCCCTATTAAAAGCCTATAGATCATCTCACAGACAGATGATGCCTTCTCATCTATCCAATTTACATTTCCTATACCACCTCCAAGGTGATGGTCAATATTTATCTTTAAAGGGATTCTTTCAATTATTTTTTTTGTCCTAACCCCTAGCCTTTCTATCTCATTTACATCAAGAATTAAGGCTACATCTTTTCTATTATCATCGGGTGGTAATATTTCCGAAAGATGGGGGAGGAAGGAGAAATGAGGCGGTGGATTATCCTCATTTATAATTATAACCCTTTTCCCCAAACCTTTAAGGATAAGAAAAAGGGATATCTGGCTTCCAATTGAGTCTCCATCTGGACGGATATGGGATGTTATAATAAAATTATCCCTCTCTTGTAAGACCTTTAAAACTTCATTCATCTTCTTCAATAAAAAATGTTAGGTCTGGTGTATAGCGAAGGTTAATCTCTTTTGCTAAATATGCCCTGATAGAAGGCTTCGCCCTCTTTAAACCCTTAAGGCACTCCTTTTCATTTGTTAAGCTGCTTATATAAACCTTTGCCTCCCTCAGGTCGCCTGTCAGCTTAACCCTTGTAACCGAAAGGAGGTCATTGCTACTTATCTCCTTTAGGATAAATTCACCTATCTTCTCCCTTATAGCTTGCGCAACCCTTTCTTTTCTTTTATCCATTAATCCCTCTTCCCTTTTACTGGGTTTTTGTTCCTGTTTCTGTTATTGTTCCTGTAGCAGTTGGCGTTCCTTGTAATTGTGTTGTTGGTGTTCCTGGTTCCTCTACCTTTACCTCTGCTCCTTTAAGCAGAACCTTAATTTGGGGAGCTAGAGCTAAAGCAACAGCAATTATAATAACGGCAATCAACCCAACTACCAGCCCGTATTCAACCAAGCTTTCTCCCTTTTTTTTCATCCCGTTAAACCTCCTTTTTTAATTCAAAATTCAACATTCAAAATTCAGAATTTCATAAATTCTTACCCCAATTTTGACTTTTGACTTTTGACTTTTCCTCATATGCCTTTATTATTTTGCTTACCAATGGATGTCGGACAACATCTGATTTATCAAGATAAGAAAATCCTATTCCCGATACACCTTTCAATATTTCCTGAATCTCAACCAGGCCTGAGGTTACCTCAGAAGAAAGGTCTATCTGGGTAATATCTCCTGTAATCACAGCCTTTGAATCAAAGCCAAGCCGTGTTAAAAACATCTTCATTTGTTCAGAGGTTGTATTTTGAGCCTCATCAAGAATGACAAATGAATCATTCAATGTCCTTCCCCTCATATATGCCAAGGGTGCTATCTCAATTACACCATTTTCAAACATCTTATGAAATTTTTCAATTCCCATCATATCATAGAGGGCATCATACAAGGGCCTTAAATATGGATTTACCTTTTCTTGCAGGTCTCCGGGAAGAAATCCAAGCCGCTCGCCTGCCTCAACCGCTGGCCTGGCAAGGATTATCCTCTCAACCCTCCTTATAAGAAGGGAGGAAAGAGCCATTGCAACCGCAAGATATGTCTTTCCTGTTCCTGCAGGACCAATGGCAATTACCAAGTCATTCTTCTTCATCAT
Encoded here:
- the rbfA gene encoding 30S ribosome-binding factor RbfA — its product is MDKRKERVAQAIREKIGEFILKEISSNDLLSVTRVKLTGDLREAKVYISSLTNEKECLKGLKRAKPSIRAYLAKEINLRYTPDLTFFIEEDE
- a CDS encoding PhoH family protein → MVQERFVLADEDEVLRLCGKDDENLRIIQNAFASKIIPKGTQIILLGEKKENERILSLLNSLLLLIRNGHLIRSEEIKYALRLFEDKEDILGVFEDTICVSERGRLVKPKSINQRKYVEMMKKNDLVIAIGPAGTGKTYLAVAMALSSLLIRRVERIILARPAVEAGERLGFLPGDLQEKVNPYLRPLYDALYDMMGIEKFHKMFENGVIEIAPLAYMRGRTLNDSFVILDEAQNTTSEQMKMFLTRLGFDSKAVITGDITQIDLSSEVTSGLVEIQEILKGVSGIGFSYLDKSDVVRHPLVSKIIKAYEEKSKVKSQNWGKNL
- a CDS encoding bifunctional oligoribonuclease/PAP phosphatase NrnA translates to MNEVLKVLQERDNFIITSHIRPDGDSIGSQISLFLILKGLGKRVIIINEDNPPPHFSFLPHLSEILPPDDNRKDVALILDVNEIERLGVRTKKIIERIPLKINIDHHLGGGIGNVNWIDEKASSVCEMIYRLLIGLSKKPNKDIALLLYVGIATDTGFFSFRNTTPSALRICASLLEYGIEPSEIKEKLYSTKSLDELRLFGKALSNLKMNGSIVSARITEKMIKEANREPETGTLLDLMRGIKDSRVILLFRELSPSRTKVSLRSKEGLDVRSIAVLFGGGGHLCAAGCILSLPIDEAEEKIMSCLIKL